In Hevea brasiliensis isolate MT/VB/25A 57/8 chromosome 13, ASM3005281v1, whole genome shotgun sequence, a single genomic region encodes these proteins:
- the LOC110636242 gene encoding protein Asterix: MSSHNNSSSSANDPRQPSAAKPYAPPMVLPQDLPVDYAGFIAVIFGVAGVMFRYKLCSWLAIIFCAQSLTNMRNIENDLKQVSMASMFAIMGLVTNYLGPTRPSAQTQK, translated from the exons ATGTCGTCACACAACAATTCTTCATCGTCGGCGAACGATCCACGCCAGCCATCGGCGGCGAAGCCTTACGCGCCGCCTATGGTTTTGCCTCAAGATCTTCCTGTCGATTACGCTGGTTTCATCGCCGTTATTTTCGGAGTTGCTGGCGTCATGTTCAGG TACAAGCTTTGCTCATGGCTTGCAATCATATTTTGTGCCCAATCACTTACCAACATGAGAAATATTGAGAATGATCTGAAACAGGTTTCCATGGCCTCCAT GTTTGCAATCATGGGTTTGGTGACAAACTACTTGGGGCCTACACGACCCAGTGCACAAACACAAAAGTGA
- the LOC110636240 gene encoding uncharacterized protein LOC110636240 — METPEQTSSSATSSYYGSSPLPPSVSRLWRPAAQRNLRNQWSKLASYRPQWVSSSSSGRSHATSLVNAYLSQKYMPSMELGSLNDMPDIRKKACSKLFKQQELHRSKLLSSYKDMVTVVTHMVNTSRSMRCYVKGTGSSPILQFSSSSEDNNDTGDGAGIPVFAFWPISSFEQLAEELVQMFISELNLKRLLVVELLTISCEVPQVNELYWSNELYPGEFDDLSICNLYSKETCKPVPPRLVEGKYDMRNMQFKSQPNEDILQVYLTTWLAEVNIDIHRVDEIFAIIGEEMHVNLS, encoded by the exons ATGGAAACCCCAGAGCAAACCTCTTCCTCTGCTACTTCCTCTTACTACGGCTCCTCGCCACTGCCACCGTCAGTTTCGCGGCTATGGAGACCGGCGGCTCAGCGAAATTTGAGAAACCAGTGGTCAAAGTTAGCCTCTTACAGGCCCCAATGGgtgtcttcttcctcttctgggAGATCTCACGCTACTTCCCTTGTCAACGCTTATCTCTCTCAAAA ATACATGCCTTCAATGGAGCTGGGGTCCCTAAATGATATGCCAGATATTCGGAAGAAAGCTTGTTCCAAATTGTTTAAACAACAG gAGCTTCATAGGAGCAAACTTTTGTCATCCTACAAGGATATG GTGACTGTTGTAACTCACATGGTCAACACTAGTAGATCCATGAGATGCTATGTCAAAGGGACAGGCAGTAGTCCTATTCTGCAATTTTCTAGTAGTTCTGAGGATAATAATGACACTGGTGATGGTGCTGGGATTCCAGTCTTTGCATTTTGGCCAATTTCTTCATTTG AGCAGTTAGCAGAGGAGCTTGTTCAAATGTTTATATCTGAGCTCAATTTGAAG AGACTACTTGTAGTGGAGTTGCTTACAATTAGCTGTGAGGTTCCACAAGTCAATGAGTTGTATTGGTCAAATGAGCTTTATCCAGGAGAATTTGATGATCTGAGCATTTGCAACTTGTATTCGAAGGAAACCTGTAAACCAGTGCCTCCAAGATTGGTGGAAGGGAAGTATGATATGCGTAACATGCAATTCAAGAGTCAACCAAATGAGGATATTTTGCAG GTTTACCTAACAACATGGCTGGCAGAGGTGAATATAGATATCCATAG GGTGGATGAAATATTTGCAATTATAGGGGAGGAAATGCATGTCAACTTATCGTGA